The following proteins are co-located in the Nerophis ophidion isolate RoL-2023_Sa linkage group LG04, RoL_Noph_v1.0, whole genome shotgun sequence genome:
- the slc25a14 gene encoding brain mitochondrial carrier protein 1 isoform X2: MFHALFKIGKEEGIRALYSGISPALLRQASYGTIKIGTYNSLKRLFVSHPEDETMVINVFCGVVSGVLSSSLANPTDVLKIRMQAQGSLLQGSMMSNFINIYQTEGTKGLWRGVIPTAQRAAIVVGVELPVYDITKKHLLRSGAMGDTILTHFISSFTCGLAGALASNPVDVVRTRMMNQRVLSGGPMYKGTMDGVMQTWRNEGFFALYKGFWPNWLRLGPWNIIFFITFEQLKKLPLN; the protein is encoded by the exons ATGTTTCACGCCCTTTTCAAGATCGGCAAAGAGGAGGGCATTCGGGCGCTTTACTCGGG GATCTCACCTGCGCTCCTCAGACAAGCTTCTTACGGCACAATCAAGATCGGGACGTATAACTCTCTCAAGAGGCTTTTCGTCAGTCATCCAGAAG ATGAGACTATGGTCATCAATGTCTTCTGCGGCGTTGTCTCAGGTGTCCTGTCGTCATCGCTGGCCAACCCCACTGATGTCCTGAag ATCCGAATGCAGGCGCAGGGCAGCCTCCTTCAAGGCAGCATGATGTCCAATTTCATCAACATCTACCAGACAGAAGGCACCAAAGGCCTGTGGAGA GGTGTCATCCCCACAGCGCAGCGGGCCGCCATCGTCGTCGGGGTGGAGCTACCCGTTTATGACATCACAAAAAAACACCTCCTCCGATCCGGCGCCATGGGAGACAccattttaacacattttat TTCAAGTTTCACATGTGGCCTGGCAGGGGCGCTGGCCTCCAACCCCGTGGACGTGGTTCGCACCCGGATGATGAACCAGCGAGTGCTGTCAGGCGGTCCCATGTACAAAGGCACTATGGATGGAGTGATGCAGACATGGAGGAACGAAGGATTCTTCGCTCTCTATAAGGGCTTCTGGCCTAACTGGCTGCGACTGGGTCCTTGGAACATCATT TTTTTCATCACCTTCGAGCAGCTGAAGAAACTCCCGTTAAACTAG
- the slc25a14 gene encoding brain mitochondrial carrier protein 1 isoform X1, with product MSNLNWKPFIYGGMASIVAEFGTFPIDLTKTRLQVQGQSQYTEVRYRGMFHALFKIGKEEGIRALYSGISPALLRQASYGTIKIGTYNSLKRLFVSHPEDETMVINVFCGVVSGVLSSSLANPTDVLKIRMQAQGSLLQGSMMSNFINIYQTEGTKGLWRGVIPTAQRAAIVVGVELPVYDITKKHLLRSGAMGDTILTHFISSFTCGLAGALASNPVDVVRTRMMNQRVLSGGPMYKGTMDGVMQTWRNEGFFALYKGFWPNWLRLGPWNIIFFITFEQLKKLPLN from the exons GCACTTTCCCCATCGATCTGACAAAGACGCGGCTCCAGGTCCAGGGTCAGTCCCAGTATACAGAGGTCCGCTACAGAGGCATGTTTCACGCCCTTTTCAAGATCGGCAAAGAGGAGGGCATTCGGGCGCTTTACTCGGG GATCTCACCTGCGCTCCTCAGACAAGCTTCTTACGGCACAATCAAGATCGGGACGTATAACTCTCTCAAGAGGCTTTTCGTCAGTCATCCAGAAG ATGAGACTATGGTCATCAATGTCTTCTGCGGCGTTGTCTCAGGTGTCCTGTCGTCATCGCTGGCCAACCCCACTGATGTCCTGAag ATCCGAATGCAGGCGCAGGGCAGCCTCCTTCAAGGCAGCATGATGTCCAATTTCATCAACATCTACCAGACAGAAGGCACCAAAGGCCTGTGGAGA GGTGTCATCCCCACAGCGCAGCGGGCCGCCATCGTCGTCGGGGTGGAGCTACCCGTTTATGACATCACAAAAAAACACCTCCTCCGATCCGGCGCCATGGGAGACAccattttaacacattttat TTCAAGTTTCACATGTGGCCTGGCAGGGGCGCTGGCCTCCAACCCCGTGGACGTGGTTCGCACCCGGATGATGAACCAGCGAGTGCTGTCAGGCGGTCCCATGTACAAAGGCACTATGGATGGAGTGATGCAGACATGGAGGAACGAAGGATTCTTCGCTCTCTATAAGGGCTTCTGGCCTAACTGGCTGCGACTGGGTCCTTGGAACATCATT TTTTTCATCACCTTCGAGCAGCTGAAGAAACTCCCGTTAAACTAG